The genomic segment TACAGTTCCTAAAGTAAGAATGAGACAAACAAGAACGATGATGGCGGCTTCCACCAAATTGGTAAATACTGTCGAAAGGGTTCGGCCAATGAATTCAGAACGGTCATAGTAGACTTGAATTTTCATCCCATTCGGAAGGCGGGATTCAATTTCTTTCATCTTTTCTTTGACTCGACTCACCACCTGAAGTGAGTTACTACCCAGCAACATCATAGCCGTCCCACCCACAACTTCACGTTTCCCGTTCATGGTGCTAAGACCAAAACGTAGTGCTGGTCCTGTTTCTACTTTTGCAATTTGCCCAAGTGTGAGTGGAATTCCATCTCTTGATGTTCTAACAGATAATCTTGTAATGTCATCAATGGATTGAAATTGACTTTCTCCCCGGATCACAAACTGCTCTTCCCCTTTTTGGATGTATCCACCACCCAGGTTTACGTTGGCACCTTCCAACGCCTCTGTGATATGAGAGAGTGTTAAATTGTGAGATAACAAACGTTTGGGATCAATTTTGATTTGAAACTGTTTGGCATCTCCCCCCACAACGTTTACATCAATGATTCCCTTAACGGAACGAAGTTGTCTTGCAACTTCCCATTCCATAACAGTTCGGAGTTCTTCTGGAGTATGACTTTCGGATACAAGGGCAAATTCATAAATATCACCAAGACCTGTGGCAATCGGCGAAAGTTCCGGTTTCCCGTATGATTTTGGAATAAAATTTTCTGCTTGTTTCAACCTTTCATTCACAAGTTGCCTTGCAAAATAGATATCTGTTCCGTCTTCAAAGATAACAGTCACAGAACTGACACCAGTTCTTGAGATCGAACGAATCTCTGTCACCTTTGGCATCCCGTTAAACTCAAGTTCGATGGGATAAGTAATAAATTGTTCCACCTCAAGTGGAGAAAGACCAGGAACAGAAGTCACAGCCGATACCTGGACATTGGTGACATCGGGAATGGCATCAATGGATAGATGAAGCGCATTGTAAAAACCAATAATAGTTAATGCTGCTGTCAAAACGAGGACTGTGGCTCGTTTGTGAATGGAAAACTGAATGATTTTTTCTAACATAATTCCTATTTCAAATTCTAGTACACCCCAAATCCTAAAATTAGGTTGGAATTTAAGACTAATCTACATGCAACGATTAAGCCAAAAACGGTGGTGGAAGGTATAGAAAGTGAAATAAGATGAGAATTTCAGGAAAAAATAGAGTTTCGGTCGAGAGTGTGGACCAACGAAGGACAGAAATCTTCACGGGAGGTTGGATCCGACGAGAAGGAACTAGTTTTAAAACTTGGTTGGATTCTTTAGATGAGGAAAGAACACGAGTCGTTTCTTCTAACTCGTAGGATTGGTATTGGAAATCCAAATCTTCGAGAGGAGAAACAAACCGGTCATCGACCAGATTCAGATTGATGAAAACCGCTAAAAGCAGGATGAACCCTGACTTCCAGAAGCGCCTAATTTTCACTATTTTTTCCTATCTGACACCCAGGTTCAAGAATCGACCCAGAGACTCAAGAGAAAACCCTTGAAATATGAACTTTTTTCCATTTCCTTTTGGTTACAAATACTTGTGTAGTTGCCAAAACTCGAGAGTCAAACAAGACTATCCCTACCGATGAAAGACGAATCTATAGACACAATCATTAGCGACGACATCACGTTTCGCGGAACCCTTTCCTTCAACCAAACATTAAAAATCAAAGGTCAATTCAAAGGCACCATCACTTCACAAGGCAAACTCATCATTGATGAAACTGGTGATGTAGAAGCCGATGTAGAAGTGGGAAGCCTTGTGGTTCATGGAAACCTCAAAGGTAATGTAGACGCAAAAGAAAAAGTAGAACTTAAAAAAAATGGAAAGGTCATTGGTGATATCAAAACACCTGGACTCGAAGTAGAATTCGGTTCCAAAATTATTGGCAATTGCATCATGTAACCAAGGTTCACTTCGGACCACTACTCGCCGAAGTACGAACCAAAGTTGATTCGAAACGTCCCCTCTTACGTTACTTAGTTGATAAAAGAGAGGGGCTTCGTAACATCCATCCGAAAGAACTTCTTAATTCTGATTTTTCTTGTCTTCATTCACCCTACTCTCTTCCCGATCTTTTAGATGCTGTAGAGCTTATACTCGAGTTTGCGAAAGCAGGAAAGAAAATTCTACTCTATGGCGATAGAGACTCAGATGGAGTGAGTTCCACCTGTTTGCTTGCCTTCTTTTTAAAATCCCACCAGGAGTTTTCCAATATCAATTTAGAAGTAATGGTTTCTTCCGAAAGTGATCCTTATGGTCTTTGTAAAGAAGCACTCGTTAAAATCAAAAAAGTGAAACCGGATCTTCTTGTGACACTCGACTTTGGTTCCAGTCAGGCCGATGAAATCGAAGAACTCACAAATACAGGAATCCAAGTCATTGTTCTTGACCACCATGAAGTTCCTGTCCGAATTCCAACAAACTGTGCTTTGGTGAATCCAAGAAGAACAGATTCAATCTATCCAGAAAAAAAAATCTGCACAGCTGTTTTATCTTTTAAATTAGTATCCGCGATTCTTTTTCGTTTGAGCGATGAATTTGGTAGGATCTATGTTAAATCAGAAGTGGAAGAAGGATCTGGAAAAACAAGATTGGTTTACTTCCAAAATGGAATCCGGATTCAGGAAGAAAATCTTTCCAACTTAGCAATCGATGAAAAGTCCGTTTCATCCTATCCCGAGGATTTTGTAACTCCGATTCCAGTAGATACAGAACGAAAATTATTCTTTTACCAATGTTCCAAAATCCCTGATTTTTTCTCTAGTTTAGAAGAAGAAACAGACCTAGCTGGGATTGGAACCATAACCGATATGATGCCACTCATTGGGGAAAATCGTCATTTTGTAAAATTAGCTTTAAACTCTCTCACCAAACTTTATGCAGGTGATAAAAAAAGAAAAGGACTTTCGGAACTTTTAAAAGAACTGAAACTAAGCCCCCAAGGTGTCACCACAAAAGATCTTGGTTGGTCGATTGGACCAGTTCTCAATTCCGCAGGCCGGATGGGGAAAACAGAAGAAGCTGTTTCCTTACTTTTATCGGAAACAGTAACGGATGCCAAAACAAAAGCAAAACAACTTCTTTCCATCAATGAAGAACGAAAAGAAAGAACCAAACGTAATATGGATAGGGTGGAACGTTATTTCGCCCGCAAACCAGAAAGAACAACCAAAGAAATTGTATTTTGTTATGAACCAGATATGGAACCGGGTGTCAGTGGAATTGTTGCCACAAGAATGGTGGATACTTATAAAAAACCTGCAATCTTTCTAGCACCTGATAATGGTGATGCGAGAGGAAGTATCCGTTCTTATGACAAAGAAAATGTTCTCGAACTATTAGAATCACTATCTCACCATTTTTTGCACTTCGGAGGCCATCCAGAAGCCGGAGGATTTTCCATCCAAATCGATAAAATCCCTGCTTTCGAAGCCGAATTGTACAATGCCGCCAAAGAATGGTTGACCCAAGACAAAGAAAGAGAAAACACCCATTCGATTGAAACTGACTTTACCGTCCTTACCGAAGAAATGGGAGACCGATTGCTCAAAGAATGGAAAGACTTGGAACCTTTTGGGCAAGGGAATCCAGATATCAAACTTGCCATTCGAAATGCCAAAGCCATTCACCTAACACCACTCAGTGGAGGGAAACATGTTCGGTTTCACTTAATTGGAAGTGGGTCTTTAAAGTATATGATCTGGAATAAAGGTGAAGAATTCCAGAAGTTCATGTCGGAACATGGAAGTTTTGATTTGGTAGGGAGTTTAGAAGAAAATTTTTACCAGGGAAGAACCACTCTACAGTTCATTGTGGAGTGGTTTGGGATCGCGGCGGAAAATCCCGCCCAATCAAACTAAAGTTTTTTACTTTCTAAATTCTTTCGATGTTTCGGAAATTCTTTCAGATCCGAAAGAATTTCCAATCTATCAAACGTTAACAAGAACCTTGGACTCATCCACATAAACAGGAGTCCATCCAGAATTGTCTTTAAAGTAACGAACCGCTTTGATTCTTAAATTTTGATCTAGAGTAAACCAGTGGTTGGTGTTGGCCGGGATTGAAATGAAATCTCCCTTCCCTACATGAACTTCAAATTTTTCGCCATCGATGATAAATCCGAAAACTCCACTTCCATCGATAATATAACGCACTTCTTCATCAGTATGGATATGTAATTTGTCAAATTTGGCTAACATGTCTTGGATTCCGGGAACTTCATCATGAAGCACGACTAGATCATTCGCCTTATAGCCATGATCTTTTTTCAATTGGTCAAATCGGTATTCCAATCCAGAAAGAACTTCTGCTTTTTCCGCATCATTTAATCCCTTTTGGCCAAGGACAATGTCCAAAGCTTCCGGTGTTTTATAGGATTCATACACAAGTCCCTTGGAGACAAGGAAGGCACGAATCGCATCACCTTCTGTAAGGGTTTCTGTTTTTCTAATAATTGTTGCCATATACTTTACCTACCTTTGAACCAGTCTTTCGATCCCAAGATTTGGATCAATCCGTTTTTCGTTATCCTGGAACTATTTCCACTATAACAGATTTAAGGATTTATAACAAAGCACCTGGTTGGAAGAAAAGCCAACCTGCCGCAAAAAACACACTGAGTAAAAATACCAAAAACCCAAGGGTTGGCATACTGGGCAGGTCTCGAACTCCTGCCACTGCTCCCGTTTCCTGTTTCATATAGGACTGGATGGTGATCTTCATATAATAGTAGAAGGCCACACAAGAGTTTGCCACGGCACCGAAAAGAAGGATCCGGTTGAATAATAAATCCGACTCAGCAATTTTCTGCAAAAGGAAAAGTTTGGACCAAAATCCAATGAAGGGAGGAAACCCAGCAAAGGATAAAAAAACAATCGAAAGGGAAAGTGCTGTTAACGGGTGTTCGCCGCTCAAATGAGAAATCCCTTCTACAGTGACTTCATGTTTCCCTTGTTCTAAATAAGAAATGATAGCAAAGGCAACCAAATTCAAAAGGGAATAGGAAAAAAGATAATACAAGGCTTCTAGGCTTGCCCCAGAAACAATCCCTGCGACAATATAACCAGCATGGGAAATAGAAGAATAAGCTAACATTCGTTTGAGGTTTTCTTGCCTCAGAGCAACAATATTTCCCCAAGTCATGGAAACAAGGGCAATCACTCCCATTAGGATTTTCCAAGACTCACCAATAACGCCAATGGGAACATGATTGAAAAGAACAATGATCAAACCAAGAGCAGATGCTTTTCCCGCACTGGCCATAAAACCAGTGATCGGTGTTTGGGCGCCTTCATACACATCAGGTGTCCAAGAATGAAAAGGAACGAGCGCTGCCTTAAAGGATACACCTACCAAAAACAATCCAAAACCTAGTTTAGAAAAATTGGATTCATAACCTTTTAGAAAAAGTCCACGAAGGGCACCGTCAAGATTTGTAGTTCCCGATCCACCATACAAAAATGCAATTCCCAGTAACATAAACCCAGAACTAAAAGATCCGAGTAAAAAGTATTTCATGGCACTTTCTAAGGAAGACACAGAAGAACGAGCCATTCCAATCATTACATACAATGCTAATGAAAGGATTTCTAAACCGACAAAGATAACAATAAAATCATAACCAGAAGTGAGAAACATCATCCCCGACAAACAGAAAAGAAGAAGAGGAAAGAACTCAGGAAATAATGTTTTATGTTGTGCGAGAAATGGCGGAGCAATGAGAAGTGTGATCAGACCAGCAATCAAGTAAATGGCACTTAACCAAACCGTGAGGGGACTGAGTGAAATTTGAGATCCGAAAAATTTACCATACCCTGGAGAACCAGTTGTATGGTATAAGGCATACATAGCACCAAGAATTCCAAGAATGGAAAGAACCCATAAAGGTTTGGAATCCTCTTCATTCGGAACAAAAAATTGAACCACAAGGGAAAGTAAAGCAACCCCACAAAGAATGAGCATGGGAGATATTGCGATTAGGTCATTGGCAGAAGGAGTATATGACATTTGTTAGTTTCCTATCGTCTCTTTCGGTATTGGTTCCAATGGGAAATCAGACTCTATGGATTTTTCCAAATTGTCTAAATTTTCATTCAGATTTGGTGTTTCTAATTTGGCAGAAACAAAACTCGGAAGTGCATACTTCGATCGAAAAGAACCCAGTCTTTCTTCAAAAGAAAGTGGTTCCACTCCCATAGTAGAATAATCAGAAAACTTTCGAGTTACGTTTCCACCAAGGAAGTCTTTCCTACTTTCTTTTCTTTCTGAAATGGACTGAACCGAAGCTGCATTTAAATACACATTAGCAGAAGACTGCAAGATCTCTAAAAATGGTTTTGGATAAATTCCAATCCAAAAAATAAAAATGACAAGCGGTGTCAAAATCCCCACTTCTCTAAAAGTTAAATCTTTGTAAGGTTTTGCTTGGATGGTTTTACTCACCCCAAACAGGAATCGTTTCACAAACCATAACAGATACAATGCACCAAGCACAACACCGGTCGCAGCAATTCCGCCAAGCCAAACATTCGATTTGATGGCTCCCATTAAGATCAAAAATTCACCCACAAACCCATTGGTTCCAGGGAGACCAACAGAAGATAAAACGGCAATCAGAAAGAAGGTAGAGAAAACTGGCATTTGTTTGGCGAGTCCACCAAACTCACTTATGTTTCGAGTATGCGCTCTCTCATAAATCATACCGATCATAAGAAAGATCATCCCAGTCGAAACACCATGGGAAATCATCTGCAACATTCCACCCACAACACCTTCACTTGTGAAAGAAAAAAGACCCAAAATACAAAAACCTAAATGGGATAAGGAACTATAAGCAATGATCCGTTTGATATCGGTTTGAACAAGAGCTGCCATAGATCCATATACAATTCCAATCACTGCAAGGATTTGGATTCCATCTTGTGAGAAAAGACTAGGTTCAGGGAAAAAAGGAATACAAAACCGAATGAAACCATAAGCTCCAATCTTTAACAATACACCTGCCAAATCCACCGAACCAACTGTAGGCGCTTGGGTATGAACATCCGGCATCCAAGTATGAAAAGGGAAAAGTGGAATTTTAACAGCAAAAGCCAGGAAAAAGCTAAAAAACAAAAACCATTGCAGAGATTCTGAATACACTCCTAAATCCGCAGTTGCTAAAGATTCAATGGATGTTTTTCCTGTTTTGAAGTAAAGGGTAAGTATACCACCTAACATAAACAAGGAGCCAGCCATTGAAAACAAAAAGTATTTTAAAGCGGCTTTGGTTCTGTCTTCCCCACCCCAAATTCCAATCATGAGAACCATTGGTAAAACCATCAGTTCCCAAAATACATAGTAAAGAACCAAGTTCCCTGCGGCAAACACCCCGAGTACGGCTGTTTCTAAAACGAGTAAACAAATATGAAATTCTTTGATTTTTTTGGGAATGTTTGACCAAGAAGCAAGGCTCGAAAGAAAAAACATAAACGCCGTGAGGCCAAACAACAAAAGTGAAACTCCGTCCAAACCCACATGGTAATCTACACTGAGTTTTCCAGATAAAATCCAATCTGGAATCCAATGGACAAACTGAAGACCCGACTTAGTGGGATCATACAAAAAAAACAATCCTACTGATAGGATAGTTGTAAATGCAGAAGATAAAGCAGAAATAACAACAACTGTTCCCATCCGTTTTTGGAAAACGATAACGGCTGCAGAAAGAATTGGTAAAAAGATAATGAAGGAAAGAATTTGTTCCGGCACTTTACACCCCCCTCGTTAATAGATACACTAAGATACAAAATGTACCAATGACTACATACAATGCATAATCTCCAATGAATCCCGATTGGAGGCGACGAAGTCCACCTGCGATCACACCAAAACTAAGACCAATATTTAAGAAAAATCGATCGAGGATTTTGGTATCAAAGAAAAAAGCAATTCCTTTTGATAGAAAGAGAAAAGGACGAACCAAAACAAAATCATAAATTTCATCGATATAGTATTTGTGGAAAAGAATCTTTCGAAAACCAGTATGTTCCTCAAGAATAGGATTTTGTTTTCTTTGGTATAAGAAATAAGCTAAGATGAGGCCGATCGTGGCAATGGCTACAGAAAAGGCAGCTAGAGAAAGTTCCACGTCATGAACGAGTGACTTATGTTCGGCGAGACTTCCTTTAAGAGAAGCCAATTCATAACCCTTACTCAAAACAGGTGCAAAGTATCTTTCTAAAGTATCAATGTGTAAAAAGAAATGTGGTGTTTGTAAAAATCCAACCACAACAGCACCGATGGCAAGAACCACAAGAGGAAAGGTCATAGTCCAAGGTGATTCATGTATTTTGTGGTGAGAGTCTGTATTGTCCTTACCAAAGAAGACAACGAAAACAAGACGGAACATATAAAACGAAGTGAAAAACGCAGCCACGATCCCCATGGTCCAGAGGATAGAACCATACGCTCCATAGGTATAAGCTTTTTCTAAAATTAAATCCTTAGAGAAAAATCCAGAGAAAGGAAAAAATCCTGAAATGGCAAGGGTTCCCAGTAAAAATGTAAAGGAAGTGATTTTGATTTTGCTAAAAAGACCTCCCATATTTTTGATATTTTGTTCGTGGTGGAGAGCATGAATCACGGAACCTGCCCCGAGGAAAAGTAAGGCTTTAAAAAAGGCGTGAGTCATTAAATGGAAAAGTCCTGCCACATAACTCATACTTCCCATAGCAAGAAACATAAAACCTAGTTGGGAAACTGTTGAGTAAGCTAAGATTTTTTTAATATCGTTTTGTAAGGTTCCAATTGTTGCAGCAAAAAGTGCTGTTGTGGCACCAATACAAGCAATAAACAAAGAAGTTTCTGGTGCGAGTAAAAATACAAAGTTTAAGCGAACAATGAGAAATACTCCAGCAGTTACCATAGTCGCCGCATGGATGAGGGCCGAAACAGGAGTTGGGCCAGCCATCGCATCTGGAAGCCAAACAAAAAGAGGGATCTGTGCCGATTTACCCATAGCCGCAACGAAGAAAAAGAGAGCCACTATATTGGCATAGTTAGCAAATTCACCTAACCCATTTAAGTTAGTCTGAAGTTCTAAATATTGCAAACTACCGCCAAACCAAAAAAGAAAACCGGTTCCTAAAATAAAACCAACATCCCCAATTCGGTTTAAGATGAATGCTTTCATCCCCGCTTCTGCAGCAGTATTTTTATCATAGTCAAAACCAATTAAGAGATAAGAAGAAAGTCCTACTCCTTCCCAACCTAGGAAAGTTAATACTAAGTTGTCACTGAGTACAAGATTCAACATACAAAAGATGAATAAATTCAAATAGGCAAAAAATCGGTTATAACTTGTGTTCCCTTTCATGTATCCCATAGAATACAAGTGGATGAGTGACCCAATTCCCGTAATGATCAGAGTCATATACAAGGAGAGTTGATCGATTTGGAATCCAAATGAAGATTTAAAATTTCCAATCACAATCCAATCAAAAACAGAAACCAAATGTGGTGCTGTTCTTTCCATAGGACGGAACTCGTTAAACGCGCCTAAGGTGATGAGAAAAGGAATAAAAACTGCTAAAGTTCCAATGGCACCAGCCATCCGATGAGGGATTCTTCCTTTCAAAAAACCATTAAAAAGAAATCCAAGGAGAGGAAGAAAAACAACTAAAGGAAATATCTCTAACATAGGATTACCATTTCATCGATTGGAGTTCATCCACATTGGTGGATTTTTTATGCCGGAAAATGGCAATCACAAGGGCAAGGCCCACAGCTGCTTCTGCTGCAGCAATTGCCATCACAAAGAAAACAACAGTTTCACCAGAGATATGGGAAAGGGCTTTTGAAAAAGTAACAAAAACTAGGTTCACCGAATTCAAAATTAGTTCCACCGACATAAAGATGATCACAATATTCCTTCGAATGAGAACACCCAAAACTCCAATGGAAAATAAAATTCCAGCAAGGCCAAGGATATAGGAAACGGGAATGTCATTAATGATTGGGTTCATAGGACGTTATCCTTTGTTTGTTCTACTTCCGTAGGTTTCTTTTTGGCTAGGATCACTGCACCAAGAACAGCTACGAGAAGTAAGATAGAAATCATTTCAAAAGGGAGAAGATAATCTAAATATGTGGATGCACCCACAACACCAACGTTTCCTTTTGCATTCACCGTAGCCGTTCCTTGGATGGGAAAGGAATACTCACTTTGTTCATATCCTTTTCCCATTTGGTCTGAATGAGGAACACCAGTGGTAAGTGCCGAATACAACAAAAAGAAAAACCCAAAAATAAAAACAGAAAGTATAACCAAACGAATTGGATGTTTTCTGTAACGCGACAAGGTTTCTGCCCTTTGAGAAAGTAACATCAGAACAAAAACCACAAGAACCATAATGGCCCCCGCATACACTAACACCTGCATGGTTGCAATAAACAAAGCTCCCAAAATTCCGTAGATCCCTGCCAAAGCAAAAAAAGTAAAAACTAAGGAAACAGCAGAAACCACTGGATTTTTTTGGAATACGACACTAAGAGCCGTAATCACAGTCACTGTTCCAAAAAAGATAAATAACAAAAAGGAAGGAGAAGATTCTAGGTTCATATAAATAATTTCATCCATCCTTCTTTCCAATATACTGTGTAAATGGCCGCGAACATAACGGCAAAAAGTCCCCAAGGGATCATTTTTTTCCAACCCAGTTTCATCAATTGGTCATAACGAAAACGAGGAAGGGTCCACCTTACCCAAATGAATAGAAAGGCAAAGAATAGAACTTTTAGAATAAAAAATCCAAGTCCATAAAACGCCTGGAATTCTGAACCGGCTCCTAATTGGAAAGGAACATTGTATCCGCCAAAAAAGAGTAAGGTGGTGAGACAAGACATGGTAATCATATTCATGTATTCAGCCAAAAAGAAAAGTGCGAACTTAAAAGCACCGTATTCTGTATGGAAACCCACAACCAGTTCCGATTCGGCTTCTGCAAGGTCAAAAGGAAGGCGATTGGTTTCAGCAAACATCGCAGTCACATAAATAAAAAAAGCAACAAACCCAGGAGGAGATAAAATATTCCACATATCTTTTTGAGAATCACTGATGTCTGTTAGCTTGAGTGATCCAGTCATAATCACAATCACAACAATCGAAAGACCCATAGGAAGTTCGTAACTGATCATCTGAGCCGTAGAACGAACACCACCGAGTAACGAATATTTGTTGTTACTCGACCAACCCGCAATCATAATCCCGTAAACAGAGAGAGAAGAAATGGCAAGCATGTACAAAACCCCTGAATCGGGATTGGCAATTTGTAAATCTATAGTCGTGACACCAGTAAGTGCCGCGAGCCATTCCGGTGCCGGAAGACTTCCCCCAAAAGGAATCACAGCCCAAGCCATAATGGCACAGGTCATGGAGATTGTGGGAGCCAAAAGATACATCCCTTTGGATACGTTTTTTGGGAAAATTTCTTCTTTGGCAATGAATTTGATTCCATCAGCAAGTGGTTGGAAAAGTCCAAAAATTCCGGCTCTATTGGGGCCAGGACGATCTTGGATAAAACCAGCAAACTTACGTTCGGCGAGCGTATAATAAGCAACACCCGTTAGAATGATAAAAAATAATGAGAGGATTTTGATCCCCCAAGCAAGTATTAGAGCCCAGTCCATAATGTTTCGGTGACCTTTAGTGAGAGATACTCACTTCCTTTTTCAATCGAGCCGAGAACTCTCCTTTAAACTTTGTCATCGTTGGGCGAACTGCCATTACGCAAGCATCCGCTAACGGACAGATGGTGGTTCCACCTTCCATATTTCTAGACAAAGAAAAAATGAGTTCTACATCTTTTTCTGTTCCTTCCCCGGTTTTGATTTTATGGAGAAGATCTTTTACCCAATGTGTTCCTTCACGACAAGGTGTACATTGGCCACAAGATTCATGAGAATAAAATTCTGCCAATCGGTATGTCGTTTCCACAAGGTCAGCATCTTCTGATAAAATGATGACAGCTCCAGAACCTAACATTGATTTGAGTGATGCAATCGACTCATAATCCATAGTTGCGGTCATCGCTTCTTCTGAATTCAGGATAGGAGAAGAACTTCCTCCTGGAATCACCGCTTTTAAAGTTTTATCGTTTTTGATTCCACCACAAATATCGTAAATGAGTTCCTTCATCGGAGTTCCCATTTCCACTTCATAAATCCCTGGTTTTTTCACATGTCCGCTGACCGCAAATAGTCTTGTCCCTGGTGATTTTTCTGTTCCGATTTTTTTGTATTCATCACCCGTCATACGAATGATATGCGGGACATTACAAAATGTTTCCACATTATTCACAACCGTTGGGCAAGCATACAATCCAGACACGGCAGGGAATGGGGGTTTGAGTCGTGGGTGGCCCCTCCTTCCCTCAAGGGAATTGATAAGTGCAGATTCTTCTCCACAAATATAAGCGCCAGCACCAGAATACACTGCTAAATCAAAATCGTATCCGAGTCCTAAGATATTTTTTCCAAGAAGGCCTGCTTTGTAAGCTTCTTCCACTGCCTCTTCCACGATACGAATTCCTTTATGGAATTCTCCTCGAATGTAAATATAACCTTGATGAGAATCAATAGCTTTTGCTGCAATGACCATCCCTTCGATGAGCATATGCGGGAATTTTTCAATGAGAAGTCGGTCTTTGAAAGTTCCGGGTTCTCCTTCATCTCCATTACAAATCAAATATTTGGGTTTGT from the Leptospira congkakensis genome contains:
- a CDS encoding bactofilin family protein, producing MKDESIDTIISDDITFRGTLSFNQTLKIKGQFKGTITSQGKLIIDETGDVEADVEVGSLVVHGNLKGNVDAKEKVELKKNGKVIGDIKTPGLEVEFGSKIIGNCIM
- the recJ gene encoding single-stranded-DNA-specific exonuclease RecJ, which gives rise to MHHVTKVHFGPLLAEVRTKVDSKRPLLRYLVDKREGLRNIHPKELLNSDFSCLHSPYSLPDLLDAVELILEFAKAGKKILLYGDRDSDGVSSTCLLAFFLKSHQEFSNINLEVMVSSESDPYGLCKEALVKIKKVKPDLLVTLDFGSSQADEIEELTNTGIQVIVLDHHEVPVRIPTNCALVNPRRTDSIYPEKKICTAVLSFKLVSAILFRLSDEFGRIYVKSEVEEGSGKTRLVYFQNGIRIQEENLSNLAIDEKSVSSYPEDFVTPIPVDTERKLFFYQCSKIPDFFSSLEEETDLAGIGTITDMMPLIGENRHFVKLALNSLTKLYAGDKKRKGLSELLKELKLSPQGVTTKDLGWSIGPVLNSAGRMGKTEEAVSLLLSETVTDAKTKAKQLLSINEERKERTKRNMDRVERYFARKPERTTKEIVFCYEPDMEPGVSGIVATRMVDTYKKPAIFLAPDNGDARGSIRSYDKENVLELLESLSHHFLHFGGHPEAGGFSIQIDKIPAFEAELYNAAKEWLTQDKERENTHSIETDFTVLTEEMGDRLLKEWKDLEPFGQGNPDIKLAIRNAKAIHLTPLSGGKHVRFHLIGSGSLKYMIWNKGEEFQKFMSEHGSFDLVGSLEENFYQGRTTLQFIVEWFGIAAENPAQSN
- a CDS encoding cupin domain-containing protein — translated: MATIIRKTETLTEGDAIRAFLVSKGLVYESYKTPEALDIVLGQKGLNDAEKAEVLSGLEYRFDQLKKDHGYKANDLVVLHDEVPGIQDMLAKFDKLHIHTDEEVRYIIDGSGVFGFIIDGEKFEVHVGKGDFISIPANTNHWFTLDQNLRIKAVRYFKDNSGWTPVYVDESKVLVNV
- a CDS encoding NADH-quinone oxidoreductase subunit N is translated as MSYTPSANDLIAISPMLILCGVALLSLVVQFFVPNEEDSKPLWVLSILGILGAMYALYHTTGSPGYGKFFGSQISLSPLTVWLSAIYLIAGLITLLIAPPFLAQHKTLFPEFFPLLLFCLSGMMFLTSGYDFIVIFVGLEILSLALYVMIGMARSSVSSLESAMKYFLLGSFSSGFMLLGIAFLYGGSGTTNLDGALRGLFLKGYESNFSKLGFGLFLVGVSFKAALVPFHSWTPDVYEGAQTPITGFMASAGKASALGLIIVLFNHVPIGVIGESWKILMGVIALVSMTWGNIVALRQENLKRMLAYSSISHAGYIVAGIVSGASLEALYYLFSYSLLNLVAFAIISYLEQGKHEVTVEGISHLSGEHPLTALSLSIVFLSFAGFPPFIGFWSKLFLLQKIAESDLLFNRILLFGAVANSCVAFYYYMKITIQSYMKQETGAVAGVRDLPSMPTLGFLVFLLSVFFAAGWLFFQPGALL
- a CDS encoding complex I subunit 4 family protein, with amino-acid sequence MPEQILSFIIFLPILSAAVIVFQKRMGTVVVISALSSAFTTILSVGLFFLYDPTKSGLQFVHWIPDWILSGKLSVDYHVGLDGVSLLLFGLTAFMFFLSSLASWSNIPKKIKEFHICLLVLETAVLGVFAAGNLVLYYVFWELMVLPMVLMIGIWGGEDRTKAALKYFLFSMAGSLFMLGGILTLYFKTGKTSIESLATADLGVYSESLQWFLFFSFFLAFAVKIPLFPFHTWMPDVHTQAPTVGSVDLAGVLLKIGAYGFIRFCIPFFPEPSLFSQDGIQILAVIGIVYGSMAALVQTDIKRIIAYSSLSHLGFCILGLFSFTSEGVVGGMLQMISHGVSTGMIFLMIGMIYERAHTRNISEFGGLAKQMPVFSTFFLIAVLSSVGLPGTNGFVGEFLILMGAIKSNVWLGGIAATGVVLGALYLLWFVKRFLFGVSKTIQAKPYKDLTFREVGILTPLVIFIFWIGIYPKPFLEILQSSANVYLNAASVQSISERKESRKDFLGGNVTRKFSDYSTMGVEPLSFEERLGSFRSKYALPSFVSAKLETPNLNENLDNLEKSIESDFPLEPIPKETIGN
- the nuoL gene encoding NADH-quinone oxidoreductase subunit L, encoding MLEIFPLVVFLPLLGFLFNGFLKGRIPHRMAGAIGTLAVFIPFLITLGAFNEFRPMERTAPHLVSVFDWIVIGNFKSSFGFQIDQLSLYMTLIITGIGSLIHLYSMGYMKGNTSYNRFFAYLNLFIFCMLNLVLSDNLVLTFLGWEGVGLSSYLLIGFDYDKNTAAEAGMKAFILNRIGDVGFILGTGFLFWFGGSLQYLELQTNLNGLGEFANYANIVALFFFVAAMGKSAQIPLFVWLPDAMAGPTPVSALIHAATMVTAGVFLIVRLNFVFLLAPETSLFIACIGATTALFAATIGTLQNDIKKILAYSTVSQLGFMFLAMGSMSYVAGLFHLMTHAFFKALLFLGAGSVIHALHHEQNIKNMGGLFSKIKITSFTFLLGTLAISGFFPFSGFFSKDLILEKAYTYGAYGSILWTMGIVAAFFTSFYMFRLVFVVFFGKDNTDSHHKIHESPWTMTFPLVVLAIGAVVVGFLQTPHFFLHIDTLERYFAPVLSKGYELASLKGSLAEHKSLVHDVELSLAAFSVAIATIGLILAYFLYQRKQNPILEEHTGFRKILFHKYYIDEIYDFVLVRPFLFLSKGIAFFFDTKILDRFFLNIGLSFGVIAGGLRRLQSGFIGDYALYVVIGTFCILVYLLTRGV
- the nuoK gene encoding NADH-quinone oxidoreductase subunit NuoK; this translates as MNPIINDIPVSYILGLAGILFSIGVLGVLIRRNIVIIFMSVELILNSVNLVFVTFSKALSHISGETVVFFVMAIAAAEAAVGLALVIAIFRHKKSTNVDELQSMKW